One segment of Carya illinoinensis cultivar Pawnee chromosome 13, C.illinoinensisPawnee_v1, whole genome shotgun sequence DNA contains the following:
- the LOC122291302 gene encoding putative respiratory burst oxidase homolog protein H yields the protein MVFMNISEMVVGENSSEWVLQSIEIDRMVDVPIDDDNDNDDETESIMSKSSNEILLKRSNRSERKRNGVQGSVPRMGRMASRAARGLKSLRFLDRTITGKETDAWKSIERRFKQHAVDGRLSRDKFATCIGMGVESKDFAGELYDALARRRRISAANGITLEELRIYWEDMTNHDIDSRLQIFFDMCDKNGDGKLSEDEVKEVIVLSASANKLANLKKQAAEYAALIMEELDPDHQGYIEMWQLETLLRGMVSSEENKQLSKKTQTLTRAMIPKKYRTPVSRFVSETTELIHENWRRIWVITLWLTVNLVLFVWKFNQYRHKGAFQVMGSCVCIAKGAAETLKFNMALILLPVCRKTLTKLRSTFLSSLFPFDDSINFHKLVALAIAIGTFVHIIMHVSCDFPRLVSCPQGKFMIILGSEFNYKQPTYVDLVKSIPGLSGILMIVIMTFSFTLALHSFRKNVIKLPWPFHHLAGFNSFWYAHHLLVLAYILFVIHGYFLFLTKDWHHKTTWMYLVVPVLFYASERASTIINEINHRVNVIKAIIYTGNVLALYISKPPGFKYKSGMYLFVKCPNISSFEWHPFSITSAPGDDYLSVHIRTLGDWTKELKNRFAQVCEPQSTQARRGSLMRMETKAHPNYEHSQAGYPRILIKGPYGAPAQNYKKYDILLLIGLGIGATPFISIIKDLLNHIKPNDFEDDSMHSNSLGANKKCPERAYFYWVTREQGSFEWFKGVMDDIAEYDHNHVIEMHNYLTSVYEEGDARSALISMVQQLQHAKNGVDVLSESRIRTHFARPNWKKVFSDLANAHQSSRIGVFYCGSPTLTKPIKKLCQEFSLNSSTRFNFHKENF from the exons ATGGTGTTCATGAACATCTCAGAAATGGTGGTCGGTGAGAACTCATCGGAATGGGTTCTTCAAAGCATTGAGATTGATCGAATGGTGGATGTTCCCATAGACGACGACAACGACAACGACGACGAGACGGAGAGCATAATGTCGAAATCTTCCAATGAAATACTCTTGAAGAGAAGCAACCGCAGTGAAAGGAAGAGGAATGGAGTCCAGGGCAGTGTTCCTAGGATGGGAAGGATGGCATCAAGGGCTGCAAGAGGGCTTAAGAGCTTACGTTTCCTTGACAGGACAATAACAGGGAAGGAAACCGATGCATGGAAATCCATTGAGAGGCGCTTCAAACAGCATGCAGTTGATGGGAGGCTCTCTAGAGACAAATTTGCAACCTGCATAG GAATGGGAGTAGAATCAAAGGACTTTGCTGGGGAGTTATACGATGCCTTGGCTAGGCGTCGGAGGATTAGTGCAGCTAACGGGATTACTCTGGAAGAATTGAGGATCTATTGGGAAGACATGACTAATCACGACATCGATTCCCGGCTTCAGATATTCTTTGACAT GTGTGACAAGAATGGAGATGGGAAGCTGTCGGAGGATGAGGTGAAGGAG GTTATAGTTTTGAGCGCCTCAGCAAACAAACTAGCAAATCTTAAAAAGCAAGCGGCAGAATATGCAGCTTTAATAATGGAAGAGCTTGACCCTGACCATCAAGGGTATATAGAG ATGTGGCAGCTAGAAACTCTACTAAGGGGAATGGTGAGCTCCGAAGAAAACAAACAGCTTTCCAAGAAAACACAAACTCTAACAAGAGCCATGATCCCCAAGAAATACAGAACTCCTGTTAGCAGATTCGTATCCGAAACTACAGAGCTTATCCATGAAAACTGGAGGAGAATATGGGTTATAACATTGTGGTTGACGGTTAACTTGGTCCTTTTTGTCTGGAAGTTCAACCAATACAGGCACAAAGGGGCATTCCAAGTCATGGGTTCTTGTGTATGCATTGCCAAGGGTGCTGCAGAGACCCTAAAGTTCAATATGGCTCTCATCCTCCTTCCTGTTTGCAGGAAAACCCTTACTAAGCTTAGGTCAACTTTTCTCAGTAGCTTATTTCCCTTCGACGATAGTATAAACTTCCATAAGCTGGTCGCTCTAGCAATAGCAATTGGAACCTTTGTTCACATAATAATGCATGTGAGTTGTGATTTTCCAAGATTGGTTTCATGCCCACAAGGGAAATTTATGATAATTCTTGGGTCCGAATTCAATTACAAGCAGCCAACTTATGTAGATTTGGTGAAAAGTATCCCAGGTCTATCCGGCATTCTAATGATCGTTATAATGACTTTCTCCTTCACGCTGGCACTGCATTCGTTTAGGAAAAATGTCATCAAGTTACCATGGCCATTCCACCATTTGGCGGGGTTCAATTCCTTCTGGTATGCACATCATCTGCTGGTTCTGGCCTATATCCTCTTTGTCATACACGGCTATTTCCTCTTCCTCACAAAGGATTGGCACCATAAGACG ACATGGATGTATCTTGTTGTACCTGTACTATTCTATGCTAGTGAGAGAGCTTCTACAATAATTAACGAAATCAATCACCGAGTCAACGTCATTAAG GCCATTATATACACAGGAAATGTTTTAGCACTATACATTAGCAAGCCTCCAGGATTTAAGTACAAAAGTGGAATGTACCTTTTTGTCAAATGTCCTAATATATCAAGCTTTGAATG GCATCCTTTCTCCATCACTTCAGCTCCAGGAGATGACTACTTGAGTGTCCATATACGGACCTTGGGAGACTGGACTAAAGAGCTCAAAAACAGATTTGCACAG gTCTGTGAGCCCCAAAGTACCCAAGCAAGAAGAGGAAGTCTCATGAGAATGGAAACTAAAGCACATCCAAACTACGAGCATTCACAAGCAGG ATATCCAAGGATCCTCATCAAGGGACCATATGGAGCGCCAGCTCAGAATTACAAGAAGTATGACATCCTTTTGCTCATAGGTCTAGGTATCGGGGCTACTCCATTCATCAGCATTATAAAAGATCTCTTAAATCACATTAAGCCAAATGACTTTGAAGAT GATTCAATGCACAGCAATTCTTTGGGAGCAAATAAAAAGTGTCCTGAAAGAGCATATTTTTATTGGGTAACGAGGGAACAAGGCTCCTTTGAGTGGTTTAAAGGTGTCATGGATGATATTGCAGAGTACGATCACAAT CATGTAATAGAAATGCACAACTACCTGACTAGCGTCTATGAAGAAGGAGATGCAAGATCTGCGCTTATTTCCATGGTGCAGCAACTACAGCATGCTAAGAATGGAGTTGATGTTCTCTCTGAAAGTCGG ATACGAACGCATTTTGCAAGACCCAACTGGAAGAAAGTCTTTTCTGACTTGGCAAACGCGCACCAATCTTCTCGAATAG GTGTGTTCTACTGTGGAAGTCCCACGCTTACAAAACCAATAaagaaactttgccaagaaTTTAGCCTAAACTCGTCAACTCGCTTCAATTTCCACAAGGAGAACTTCTAG
- the LOC122290952 gene encoding uncharacterized mitochondrial protein AtMg00810-like produces the protein MSAELSALEANSTWTLEPLPHCKKPIGYKWADHSLFTLVTSTSITIVLVYVDDILVARNNISHIQLFKDILSSHFKTKDLGPLKYFLGLEVVRSPKGIFLNQRKYALNILSDSGQLGACSAPFPMEQNLKLTNYDRTLLSDPCIYRRLVGHLIYLTITLLDIIFALNILNQFMHASQAPHMQAATCVLRYIKSNPGQGIFFSSSNGLHITAYTDSDWASCPITRRSTTGYFIQLGSSPISWRTKKQKTVAHSSAEAEYCARVVTTCELTWLKQLLTDLGISHPSLSAYIVTINRLYTSLIILCFMNVPNILRLIVTSFVTKSNLVSSPPFILPFMSKFPTSSPKP, from the exons ATGTCTGCTGAACTTAGTGCCCTCGAGGCTAATTCCACCTGGACCCTTGAGCCACTACCTCATTGTAAAAAACCCATTGGCTACAAATGG GCCGATCATTCTTTATTCACCTTGGTCACTTCCACTAGTATTACTATTGTTCTcgtctatgttgatgacattctgGTTGCTAGAAATAATATCTCTCATATTCAGCTCTTCAAAGATATTCTCTCTTCACATTTCAAAACCAAAGATCTCGGTcctctcaaatattttcttggtcttgaagttGTTCGATCACCTAAAGGCATCTTTCTCAATCAACGAAAATATGCCCTTAATATTCTCTCTGATAGTGGACAACTTGGTGCCTGTAGCGCTCCCTTTCCCATGGAACAAAATTTGAAGCTCACCAATTACGATAGAACTCTTCTTTCTGATCCTTGTATCTATCGACGACTCGTTGGACATCTCATCTACTTGACTATAACCCttcttgatattatttttgcacTGAATATTCTCAATCAATTTATGCATGCTTCTCAAGCTCCTCACATGCAAGCCGCCACTTGTGTTCTTCGTTATATTAAAAGCAATCCAGGTCAaggtatttttttctcttcctccaaCGGTTTGCATATTACTGCTTATACTGATTCAGATTGGGCCAGCTGTCCCATCACTCGCCGCTCCACCACAGGCTACTTCATCCAGCTAGGTTCAAGCCCTATTTCCTGGCGTACAAAGAAACAGAAAACAGTGGCCCATTCTtctgctgaagctgaatatTGCGCTAGGGTCGTTACCACTTGCGAACTCACCTGGCTAAAACAGCTCCTCACTGATCTTGGTATTTCTCACCCGAGCCTTTCAGCTTATATTGTGACAATCAATCGACTCTACACATCACTCATAAtcctgtgtttcatgaacgtaccaaacatattgagattgattgtcacctCGTTCGTAACAAAATCAAATTTGGTCTCCTCACCACCGTTCATACTTCCTTTCATGAGCAAGTTTCCGACATCTTCACCCAAGCCTTAG